The following coding sequences lie in one Aspergillus puulaauensis MK2 DNA, chromosome 3, nearly complete sequence genomic window:
- a CDS encoding uncharacterized protein (COG:S;~EggNog:ENOG410PYSD): MSLEFLHQALLKSQTQDQYLIFTSVPTGQFAKLSDDWSSVSKYCRFTFNAETGILIAKVIPSPAHELAIRSFDFLVSLELHAVNVYSEMRPLGSSTVTVGQWKKEPDCCWAPASAGTNLTFVVEIGRRQRKSPDYLMNGE, from the coding sequence ATGTCCCTAGAGTTTCTTCACCAAGCGCTTTTGAAAAGCCAAACTCAAGATCAATATCTTATTTTCACGTCTGTCCCCACGGGGCAATTTGCCAAATTAAGTGATGATTGGTCTTCCGTAAGCAAGTATTGTCGATTCACCTTCAATGCAGAAACGGGAATCTTGATAGCGAAAGTCATACCGAGTCCCGCACACGAGCTTGCTATAAGATCGTTCGATTTTCTGGTATCCCTAGAGCTGCATGCGGTGAATGTATACAGTGAGATGAGACCTCTGGGTTCTTCAACCGTTACAGTCGGTCAATGGAAGAAGGAGCCAGATTGTTGTTGGGCTCCTGCTTCAGCGGGCACAAACCTGACCTTTGTTGTTGAAATAGGCCGTCGGCAAAGGAAGTCTCCAGATTACTTGATGAATGGAGAATGA